Proteins encoded by one window of Haematobia irritans isolate KBUSLIRL chromosome 2, ASM5000362v1, whole genome shotgun sequence:
- the LOC142223154 gene encoding uncharacterized protein LOC142223154 isoform X4, with amino-acid sequence MEQWVSDTFYSYFPGFNNEYQRNNYRHSTLNQKTLNSSSSSKDQTISEDIKMQEYTKVRPGSARYKLLKDLQHTNLSNDATLNKDDTLDLERKNKSARKKEYQEELIQQIEEKRRSIELLKEKEREQERILTRRLQEQLKTIKLEEQLEMERIKASEFRFKAEQNRHMRKHILTKLENDSKLLEADRKIDKENVRNWNENNVYKYFSNSAKTSLTSPRDELGQSDFFRKEMECFHLSEKICPICDNPLKELRHFCLRCQSIITFPTHISDDEDIATKQQKINIHEFNGSCDAGGCEKSFRRERGSKVFACNKCDRVYDICPQCLKKDDFCSACSIKKKVCMHCRTNLCSFCLGELAVGKNAENHHINEKSNSITEPMFQISANDGADAVGAGTSMPTISENNLSGCYEENSSNHLNAGSRISQQETAHFFTNNIVGPDLISIHQKNSKNALGNIDVMDNFIENDMKKLRQSTDLRLLNYFKNYKDLAHLSHAREYGTTGFGSEKLSIPILCEMPKMIRKGNSKPNKHFSNLKQRWDVPAVQSITISPSSPKVVTQLGAIRKQLQANTLFFDDTD; translated from the exons ATGGAGCAATGGGTATCGGATACGTTCTACTCTTACTTCCCAGGATTTAACAACGAGTATCAAAGAAATAATTACCGTCATtcaactttaaatcaaaaa acGTTAAATTCATCAAGCAGCTCGAAAGACCAAACAATTTCTGAAGACATTAAAATGCAAGAGTATACCAAAG TTCGACCTGGGTCTGCCCGCTACAAACTTTTAAAAGATTTGCAACATACAAATCTCTCGAACGATGCTACCCTGAATAAGGATGATACTTTGGATTTAGAAAGAAAG AATAAATCGGCAAGAAAAAAGGAATATCAGGAGGAACTTATTCAACAAATAGAGGAGAAAAGACGATCAATTGAGTTGCTTAAAGAAAAGGAGCGTGAACAAGAACGGATACTAACGCG GCGATTACAGGAGCAGCTGAAAACTATTAAGTTGGAAGAACAATTAGAAATGGAAAGAATTAAAGCCTCTGAG tttcgttTTAAAGCTGAGCAAAACCGGCACATGAGGAAGCATATATTGACAAAGCTGGAGAATGACTCAAAGTTATTAGAAGCCGATAGAAAAATAGACAAGGAGAATGTTCGAAATTGGAACGAAAATAACGTCTATAAATATTTCAGTAATTCGGCAAAAACATCATTAACATCACCGCGAGATGAGTTGGGCCAGTCCGATTTCTTCAGAAAGGAAATGGAATGCTTTCACTTGAGCGAGAAAATTTGCCCAATATGTGATAACCCTTTGAAAGAACTTCGACATTTTTGTCTCCGCTGCCAAAGTATAATCACATTTCCTACACATATTTCGGATGACGAAGACATTGCTACAAAAcagcaaaaaataaatatacatgAATTTAACGGTTCATGCGACGCTGGTGGGTGCGAAAAATCATTCAGAAGGGAACGAGGAAGTAAAGTCTTTGCATGTAATAAGTGTGACCGTGTTTACGATATATGCCCCCAATGTTTAAAGAAAGATGATTTCTGCAGTGCTTgtagcattaaaaaaaaagtctgtATGCATTGCCGAACCAATTTGTGCTCATTTTGTTTGGGTGAATTGGCGGTTGGAAAAAATGCAGAAAATCACCACATCAATGAAAAATCGAATTCCATT ACAGAACCTATGTTTCAAATAAGCGCCAATGATGGAGCGGATGCAGTAGGTGCAGGGACATCAATGCCAACAATTTCGGAAAATAATCTAAGCGGATGTTACGAAGAAAACTCATCAAATCATTTAAATGCCGGAAGCAGAATAAGCCAACAGGAAACTGCACACTTTTTTACAAATAACATCGTTGGACCGGATTTAATAAGTATACACCAGAAGAATTCAAAAAACGCTCTTGGAAATATAGATGTTATGgataacttcattgaaaatgacATGAAAAAGCTAAGGCAGAGCACTGACTTACGCcttttgaattattttaaaaactataAAGATTTGGCTCACCTTTCCCATGCACGTGAATATGGGACTACCGGTTTTGGTAGTGAAAAATTGTCAATACCAATATTATGTGAAATGCCGAAAATGATAAGGAAAGGAAACTCGAAGCctaacaaacatttttcaaatctaAAACAGCGATGGGAC gtcCCTGCGGTACAATCAATTACCATATCGCCATCATCTCCAAAAGTTGTAACTCAACTTGGTGCTATTAGAAAGCAACTACAAGCTAATACGTTGTTCTTTGATGATACTGACTGA
- the LOC142223154 gene encoding uncharacterized protein LOC142223154 isoform X3, giving the protein MDDMEQWVSDTFYSYFPGFNNEYQRNNYRHSTLNQKTLNSSSSSKDQTISEDIKMQEYTKVRPGSARYKLLKDLQHTNLSNDATLNKDDTLDLERKNKSARKKEYQEELIQQIEEKRRSIELLKEKEREQERILTRRLQEQLKTIKLEEQLEMERIKASEFRFKAEQNRHMRKHILTKLENDSKLLEADRKIDKENVRNWNENNVYKYFSNSAKTSLTSPRDELGQSDFFRKEMECFHLSEKICPICDNPLKELRHFCLRCQSIITFPTHISDDEDIATKQQKINIHEFNGSCDAGGCEKSFRRERGSKVFACNKCDRVYDICPQCLKKDDFCSACSIKKKVCMHCRTNLCSFCLGELAVGKNAENHHINEKSNSITEPMFQISANDGADAVGAGTSMPTISENNLSGCYEENSSNHLNAGSRISQQETAHFFTNNIVGPDLISIHQKNSKNALGNIDVMDNFIENDMKKLRQSTDLRLLNYFKNYKDLAHLSHAREYGTTGFGSEKLSIPILCEMPKMIRKGNSKPNKHFSNLKQRWDVPAVQSITISPSSPKVVTQLGAIRKQLQANTLFFDDTD; this is encoded by the exons ATG GATGATATGGAGCAATGGGTATCGGATACGTTCTACTCTTACTTCCCAGGATTTAACAACGAGTATCAAAGAAATAATTACCGTCATtcaactttaaatcaaaaa acGTTAAATTCATCAAGCAGCTCGAAAGACCAAACAATTTCTGAAGACATTAAAATGCAAGAGTATACCAAAG TTCGACCTGGGTCTGCCCGCTACAAACTTTTAAAAGATTTGCAACATACAAATCTCTCGAACGATGCTACCCTGAATAAGGATGATACTTTGGATTTAGAAAGAAAG AATAAATCGGCAAGAAAAAAGGAATATCAGGAGGAACTTATTCAACAAATAGAGGAGAAAAGACGATCAATTGAGTTGCTTAAAGAAAAGGAGCGTGAACAAGAACGGATACTAACGCG GCGATTACAGGAGCAGCTGAAAACTATTAAGTTGGAAGAACAATTAGAAATGGAAAGAATTAAAGCCTCTGAG tttcgttTTAAAGCTGAGCAAAACCGGCACATGAGGAAGCATATATTGACAAAGCTGGAGAATGACTCAAAGTTATTAGAAGCCGATAGAAAAATAGACAAGGAGAATGTTCGAAATTGGAACGAAAATAACGTCTATAAATATTTCAGTAATTCGGCAAAAACATCATTAACATCACCGCGAGATGAGTTGGGCCAGTCCGATTTCTTCAGAAAGGAAATGGAATGCTTTCACTTGAGCGAGAAAATTTGCCCAATATGTGATAACCCTTTGAAAGAACTTCGACATTTTTGTCTCCGCTGCCAAAGTATAATCACATTTCCTACACATATTTCGGATGACGAAGACATTGCTACAAAAcagcaaaaaataaatatacatgAATTTAACGGTTCATGCGACGCTGGTGGGTGCGAAAAATCATTCAGAAGGGAACGAGGAAGTAAAGTCTTTGCATGTAATAAGTGTGACCGTGTTTACGATATATGCCCCCAATGTTTAAAGAAAGATGATTTCTGCAGTGCTTgtagcattaaaaaaaaagtctgtATGCATTGCCGAACCAATTTGTGCTCATTTTGTTTGGGTGAATTGGCGGTTGGAAAAAATGCAGAAAATCACCACATCAATGAAAAATCGAATTCCATT ACAGAACCTATGTTTCAAATAAGCGCCAATGATGGAGCGGATGCAGTAGGTGCAGGGACATCAATGCCAACAATTTCGGAAAATAATCTAAGCGGATGTTACGAAGAAAACTCATCAAATCATTTAAATGCCGGAAGCAGAATAAGCCAACAGGAAACTGCACACTTTTTTACAAATAACATCGTTGGACCGGATTTAATAAGTATACACCAGAAGAATTCAAAAAACGCTCTTGGAAATATAGATGTTATGgataacttcattgaaaatgacATGAAAAAGCTAAGGCAGAGCACTGACTTACGCcttttgaattattttaaaaactataAAGATTTGGCTCACCTTTCCCATGCACGTGAATATGGGACTACCGGTTTTGGTAGTGAAAAATTGTCAATACCAATATTATGTGAAATGCCGAAAATGATAAGGAAAGGAAACTCGAAGCctaacaaacatttttcaaatctaAAACAGCGATGGGAC gtcCCTGCGGTACAATCAATTACCATATCGCCATCATCTCCAAAAGTTGTAACTCAACTTGGTGCTATTAGAAAGCAACTACAAGCTAATACGTTGTTCTTTGATGATACTGACTGA
- the LOC142223154 gene encoding uncharacterized protein LOC142223154 isoform X10, with protein MDDMEQWVSDTFYSYFPGFNNEYQRNNYRHSTLNQKNKSARKKEYQEELIQQIEEKRRSIELLKEKEREQERILTRRLQEQLKTIKLEEQLEMERIKASEFRFKAEQNRHMRKHILTKLENDSKLLEADRKIDKENVRNWNENNVYKYFSNSAKTSLTSPRDELGQSDFFRKEMECFHLSEKICPICDNPLKELRHFCLRCQSIITFPTHISDDEDIATKQQKINIHEFNGSCDAGGCEKSFRRERGSKVFACNKCDRVYDICPQCLKKDDFCSACSIKKKVCMHCRTNLCSFCLGELAVGKNAENHHINEKSNSITEPMFQISANDGADAVGAGTSMPTISENNLSGCYEENSSNHLNAGSRISQQETAHFFTNNIVGPDLISIHQKNSKNALGNIDVMDNFIENDMKKLRQSTDLRLLNYFKNYKDLAHLSHAREYGTTGFGSEKLSIPILCEMPKMIRKGNSKPNKHFSNLKQRWDVPAVQSITISPSSPKVVTQLGAIRKQLQANTLFFDDTD; from the exons ATG GATGATATGGAGCAATGGGTATCGGATACGTTCTACTCTTACTTCCCAGGATTTAACAACGAGTATCAAAGAAATAATTACCGTCATtcaactttaaatcaaaaa AATAAATCGGCAAGAAAAAAGGAATATCAGGAGGAACTTATTCAACAAATAGAGGAGAAAAGACGATCAATTGAGTTGCTTAAAGAAAAGGAGCGTGAACAAGAACGGATACTAACGCG GCGATTACAGGAGCAGCTGAAAACTATTAAGTTGGAAGAACAATTAGAAATGGAAAGAATTAAAGCCTCTGAG tttcgttTTAAAGCTGAGCAAAACCGGCACATGAGGAAGCATATATTGACAAAGCTGGAGAATGACTCAAAGTTATTAGAAGCCGATAGAAAAATAGACAAGGAGAATGTTCGAAATTGGAACGAAAATAACGTCTATAAATATTTCAGTAATTCGGCAAAAACATCATTAACATCACCGCGAGATGAGTTGGGCCAGTCCGATTTCTTCAGAAAGGAAATGGAATGCTTTCACTTGAGCGAGAAAATTTGCCCAATATGTGATAACCCTTTGAAAGAACTTCGACATTTTTGTCTCCGCTGCCAAAGTATAATCACATTTCCTACACATATTTCGGATGACGAAGACATTGCTACAAAAcagcaaaaaataaatatacatgAATTTAACGGTTCATGCGACGCTGGTGGGTGCGAAAAATCATTCAGAAGGGAACGAGGAAGTAAAGTCTTTGCATGTAATAAGTGTGACCGTGTTTACGATATATGCCCCCAATGTTTAAAGAAAGATGATTTCTGCAGTGCTTgtagcattaaaaaaaaagtctgtATGCATTGCCGAACCAATTTGTGCTCATTTTGTTTGGGTGAATTGGCGGTTGGAAAAAATGCAGAAAATCACCACATCAATGAAAAATCGAATTCCATT ACAGAACCTATGTTTCAAATAAGCGCCAATGATGGAGCGGATGCAGTAGGTGCAGGGACATCAATGCCAACAATTTCGGAAAATAATCTAAGCGGATGTTACGAAGAAAACTCATCAAATCATTTAAATGCCGGAAGCAGAATAAGCCAACAGGAAACTGCACACTTTTTTACAAATAACATCGTTGGACCGGATTTAATAAGTATACACCAGAAGAATTCAAAAAACGCTCTTGGAAATATAGATGTTATGgataacttcattgaaaatgacATGAAAAAGCTAAGGCAGAGCACTGACTTACGCcttttgaattattttaaaaactataAAGATTTGGCTCACCTTTCCCATGCACGTGAATATGGGACTACCGGTTTTGGTAGTGAAAAATTGTCAATACCAATATTATGTGAAATGCCGAAAATGATAAGGAAAGGAAACTCGAAGCctaacaaacatttttcaaatctaAAACAGCGATGGGAC gtcCCTGCGGTACAATCAATTACCATATCGCCATCATCTCCAAAAGTTGTAACTCAACTTGGTGCTATTAGAAAGCAACTACAAGCTAATACGTTGTTCTTTGATGATACTGACTGA
- the LOC142223154 gene encoding uncharacterized protein LOC142223154 isoform X1, with the protein MNKYEAGIKPKAHLIVGGATKKKDDMEQWVSDTFYSYFPGFNNEYQRNNYRHSTLNQKTLNSSSSSKDQTISEDIKMQEYTKVRPGSARYKLLKDLQHTNLSNDATLNKDDTLDLERKNKSARKKEYQEELIQQIEEKRRSIELLKEKEREQERILTRRLQEQLKTIKLEEQLEMERIKASEFRFKAEQNRHMRKHILTKLENDSKLLEADRKIDKENVRNWNENNVYKYFSNSAKTSLTSPRDELGQSDFFRKEMECFHLSEKICPICDNPLKELRHFCLRCQSIITFPTHISDDEDIATKQQKINIHEFNGSCDAGGCEKSFRRERGSKVFACNKCDRVYDICPQCLKKDDFCSACSIKKKVCMHCRTNLCSFCLGELAVGKNAENHHINEKSNSITEPMFQISANDGADAVGAGTSMPTISENNLSGCYEENSSNHLNAGSRISQQETAHFFTNNIVGPDLISIHQKNSKNALGNIDVMDNFIENDMKKLRQSTDLRLLNYFKNYKDLAHLSHAREYGTTGFGSEKLSIPILCEMPKMIRKGNSKPNKHFSNLKQRWDVPAVQSITISPSSPKVVTQLGAIRKQLQANTLFFDDTD; encoded by the exons ATGAACAAATATGAGGCTGGAATCAAACCtaaagcacatttaattgtgggTGGCGCAACGAAGAAAAAG GATGATATGGAGCAATGGGTATCGGATACGTTCTACTCTTACTTCCCAGGATTTAACAACGAGTATCAAAGAAATAATTACCGTCATtcaactttaaatcaaaaa acGTTAAATTCATCAAGCAGCTCGAAAGACCAAACAATTTCTGAAGACATTAAAATGCAAGAGTATACCAAAG TTCGACCTGGGTCTGCCCGCTACAAACTTTTAAAAGATTTGCAACATACAAATCTCTCGAACGATGCTACCCTGAATAAGGATGATACTTTGGATTTAGAAAGAAAG AATAAATCGGCAAGAAAAAAGGAATATCAGGAGGAACTTATTCAACAAATAGAGGAGAAAAGACGATCAATTGAGTTGCTTAAAGAAAAGGAGCGTGAACAAGAACGGATACTAACGCG GCGATTACAGGAGCAGCTGAAAACTATTAAGTTGGAAGAACAATTAGAAATGGAAAGAATTAAAGCCTCTGAG tttcgttTTAAAGCTGAGCAAAACCGGCACATGAGGAAGCATATATTGACAAAGCTGGAGAATGACTCAAAGTTATTAGAAGCCGATAGAAAAATAGACAAGGAGAATGTTCGAAATTGGAACGAAAATAACGTCTATAAATATTTCAGTAATTCGGCAAAAACATCATTAACATCACCGCGAGATGAGTTGGGCCAGTCCGATTTCTTCAGAAAGGAAATGGAATGCTTTCACTTGAGCGAGAAAATTTGCCCAATATGTGATAACCCTTTGAAAGAACTTCGACATTTTTGTCTCCGCTGCCAAAGTATAATCACATTTCCTACACATATTTCGGATGACGAAGACATTGCTACAAAAcagcaaaaaataaatatacatgAATTTAACGGTTCATGCGACGCTGGTGGGTGCGAAAAATCATTCAGAAGGGAACGAGGAAGTAAAGTCTTTGCATGTAATAAGTGTGACCGTGTTTACGATATATGCCCCCAATGTTTAAAGAAAGATGATTTCTGCAGTGCTTgtagcattaaaaaaaaagtctgtATGCATTGCCGAACCAATTTGTGCTCATTTTGTTTGGGTGAATTGGCGGTTGGAAAAAATGCAGAAAATCACCACATCAATGAAAAATCGAATTCCATT ACAGAACCTATGTTTCAAATAAGCGCCAATGATGGAGCGGATGCAGTAGGTGCAGGGACATCAATGCCAACAATTTCGGAAAATAATCTAAGCGGATGTTACGAAGAAAACTCATCAAATCATTTAAATGCCGGAAGCAGAATAAGCCAACAGGAAACTGCACACTTTTTTACAAATAACATCGTTGGACCGGATTTAATAAGTATACACCAGAAGAATTCAAAAAACGCTCTTGGAAATATAGATGTTATGgataacttcattgaaaatgacATGAAAAAGCTAAGGCAGAGCACTGACTTACGCcttttgaattattttaaaaactataAAGATTTGGCTCACCTTTCCCATGCACGTGAATATGGGACTACCGGTTTTGGTAGTGAAAAATTGTCAATACCAATATTATGTGAAATGCCGAAAATGATAAGGAAAGGAAACTCGAAGCctaacaaacatttttcaaatctaAAACAGCGATGGGAC gtcCCTGCGGTACAATCAATTACCATATCGCCATCATCTCCAAAAGTTGTAACTCAACTTGGTGCTATTAGAAAGCAACTACAAGCTAATACGTTGTTCTTTGATGATACTGACTGA
- the LOC142223154 gene encoding uncharacterized protein LOC142223154 isoform X7 produces the protein MNKYEAGIKPKAHLIVGGATKKKDDMEQWVSDTFYSYFPGFNNEYQRNNYRHSTLNQKNKSARKKEYQEELIQQIEEKRRSIELLKEKEREQERILTRRLQEQLKTIKLEEQLEMERIKASEFRFKAEQNRHMRKHILTKLENDSKLLEADRKIDKENVRNWNENNVYKYFSNSAKTSLTSPRDELGQSDFFRKEMECFHLSEKICPICDNPLKELRHFCLRCQSIITFPTHISDDEDIATKQQKINIHEFNGSCDAGGCEKSFRRERGSKVFACNKCDRVYDICPQCLKKDDFCSACSIKKKVCMHCRTNLCSFCLGELAVGKNAENHHINEKSNSITEPMFQISANDGADAVGAGTSMPTISENNLSGCYEENSSNHLNAGSRISQQETAHFFTNNIVGPDLISIHQKNSKNALGNIDVMDNFIENDMKKLRQSTDLRLLNYFKNYKDLAHLSHAREYGTTGFGSEKLSIPILCEMPKMIRKGNSKPNKHFSNLKQRWDVPAVQSITISPSSPKVVTQLGAIRKQLQANTLFFDDTD, from the exons ATGAACAAATATGAGGCTGGAATCAAACCtaaagcacatttaattgtgggTGGCGCAACGAAGAAAAAG GATGATATGGAGCAATGGGTATCGGATACGTTCTACTCTTACTTCCCAGGATTTAACAACGAGTATCAAAGAAATAATTACCGTCATtcaactttaaatcaaaaa AATAAATCGGCAAGAAAAAAGGAATATCAGGAGGAACTTATTCAACAAATAGAGGAGAAAAGACGATCAATTGAGTTGCTTAAAGAAAAGGAGCGTGAACAAGAACGGATACTAACGCG GCGATTACAGGAGCAGCTGAAAACTATTAAGTTGGAAGAACAATTAGAAATGGAAAGAATTAAAGCCTCTGAG tttcgttTTAAAGCTGAGCAAAACCGGCACATGAGGAAGCATATATTGACAAAGCTGGAGAATGACTCAAAGTTATTAGAAGCCGATAGAAAAATAGACAAGGAGAATGTTCGAAATTGGAACGAAAATAACGTCTATAAATATTTCAGTAATTCGGCAAAAACATCATTAACATCACCGCGAGATGAGTTGGGCCAGTCCGATTTCTTCAGAAAGGAAATGGAATGCTTTCACTTGAGCGAGAAAATTTGCCCAATATGTGATAACCCTTTGAAAGAACTTCGACATTTTTGTCTCCGCTGCCAAAGTATAATCACATTTCCTACACATATTTCGGATGACGAAGACATTGCTACAAAAcagcaaaaaataaatatacatgAATTTAACGGTTCATGCGACGCTGGTGGGTGCGAAAAATCATTCAGAAGGGAACGAGGAAGTAAAGTCTTTGCATGTAATAAGTGTGACCGTGTTTACGATATATGCCCCCAATGTTTAAAGAAAGATGATTTCTGCAGTGCTTgtagcattaaaaaaaaagtctgtATGCATTGCCGAACCAATTTGTGCTCATTTTGTTTGGGTGAATTGGCGGTTGGAAAAAATGCAGAAAATCACCACATCAATGAAAAATCGAATTCCATT ACAGAACCTATGTTTCAAATAAGCGCCAATGATGGAGCGGATGCAGTAGGTGCAGGGACATCAATGCCAACAATTTCGGAAAATAATCTAAGCGGATGTTACGAAGAAAACTCATCAAATCATTTAAATGCCGGAAGCAGAATAAGCCAACAGGAAACTGCACACTTTTTTACAAATAACATCGTTGGACCGGATTTAATAAGTATACACCAGAAGAATTCAAAAAACGCTCTTGGAAATATAGATGTTATGgataacttcattgaaaatgacATGAAAAAGCTAAGGCAGAGCACTGACTTACGCcttttgaattattttaaaaactataAAGATTTGGCTCACCTTTCCCATGCACGTGAATATGGGACTACCGGTTTTGGTAGTGAAAAATTGTCAATACCAATATTATGTGAAATGCCGAAAATGATAAGGAAAGGAAACTCGAAGCctaacaaacatttttcaaatctaAAACAGCGATGGGAC gtcCCTGCGGTACAATCAATTACCATATCGCCATCATCTCCAAAAGTTGTAACTCAACTTGGTGCTATTAGAAAGCAACTACAAGCTAATACGTTGTTCTTTGATGATACTGACTGA
- the LOC142223154 gene encoding uncharacterized protein LOC142223154 isoform X12, which produces MNKSARKKEYQEELIQQIEEKRRSIELLKEKEREQERILTRRLQEQLKTIKLEEQLEMERIKASEFRFKAEQNRHMRKHILTKLENDSKLLEADRKIDKENVRNWNENNVYKYFSNSAKTSLTSPRDELGQSDFFRKEMECFHLSEKICPICDNPLKELRHFCLRCQSIITFPTHISDDEDIATKQQKINIHEFNGSCDAGGCEKSFRRERGSKVFACNKCDRVYDICPQCLKKDDFCSACSIKKKVCMHCRTNLCSFCLGELAVGKNAENHHINEKSNSITEPMFQISANDGADAVGAGTSMPTISENNLSGCYEENSSNHLNAGSRISQQETAHFFTNNIVGPDLISIHQKNSKNALGNIDVMDNFIENDMKKLRQSTDLRLLNYFKNYKDLAHLSHAREYGTTGFGSEKLSIPILCEMPKMIRKGNSKPNKHFSNLKQRWDVPAVQSITISPSSPKVVTQLGAIRKQLQANTLFFDDTD; this is translated from the exons ATG AATAAATCGGCAAGAAAAAAGGAATATCAGGAGGAACTTATTCAACAAATAGAGGAGAAAAGACGATCAATTGAGTTGCTTAAAGAAAAGGAGCGTGAACAAGAACGGATACTAACGCG GCGATTACAGGAGCAGCTGAAAACTATTAAGTTGGAAGAACAATTAGAAATGGAAAGAATTAAAGCCTCTGAG tttcgttTTAAAGCTGAGCAAAACCGGCACATGAGGAAGCATATATTGACAAAGCTGGAGAATGACTCAAAGTTATTAGAAGCCGATAGAAAAATAGACAAGGAGAATGTTCGAAATTGGAACGAAAATAACGTCTATAAATATTTCAGTAATTCGGCAAAAACATCATTAACATCACCGCGAGATGAGTTGGGCCAGTCCGATTTCTTCAGAAAGGAAATGGAATGCTTTCACTTGAGCGAGAAAATTTGCCCAATATGTGATAACCCTTTGAAAGAACTTCGACATTTTTGTCTCCGCTGCCAAAGTATAATCACATTTCCTACACATATTTCGGATGACGAAGACATTGCTACAAAAcagcaaaaaataaatatacatgAATTTAACGGTTCATGCGACGCTGGTGGGTGCGAAAAATCATTCAGAAGGGAACGAGGAAGTAAAGTCTTTGCATGTAATAAGTGTGACCGTGTTTACGATATATGCCCCCAATGTTTAAAGAAAGATGATTTCTGCAGTGCTTgtagcattaaaaaaaaagtctgtATGCATTGCCGAACCAATTTGTGCTCATTTTGTTTGGGTGAATTGGCGGTTGGAAAAAATGCAGAAAATCACCACATCAATGAAAAATCGAATTCCATT ACAGAACCTATGTTTCAAATAAGCGCCAATGATGGAGCGGATGCAGTAGGTGCAGGGACATCAATGCCAACAATTTCGGAAAATAATCTAAGCGGATGTTACGAAGAAAACTCATCAAATCATTTAAATGCCGGAAGCAGAATAAGCCAACAGGAAACTGCACACTTTTTTACAAATAACATCGTTGGACCGGATTTAATAAGTATACACCAGAAGAATTCAAAAAACGCTCTTGGAAATATAGATGTTATGgataacttcattgaaaatgacATGAAAAAGCTAAGGCAGAGCACTGACTTACGCcttttgaattattttaaaaactataAAGATTTGGCTCACCTTTCCCATGCACGTGAATATGGGACTACCGGTTTTGGTAGTGAAAAATTGTCAATACCAATATTATGTGAAATGCCGAAAATGATAAGGAAAGGAAACTCGAAGCctaacaaacatttttcaaatctaAAACAGCGATGGGAC gtcCCTGCGGTACAATCAATTACCATATCGCCATCATCTCCAAAAGTTGTAACTCAACTTGGTGCTATTAGAAAGCAACTACAAGCTAATACGTTGTTCTTTGATGATACTGACTGA